From a region of the bacterium genome:
- a CDS encoding metallophosphoesterase family protein: MRVAVFSDVHGNLRALEAVLAELEVRGPFDHVINGGDLAFGGPRPREALDLLMQRGYPTVLGNTDVWIGGIEQGGGSVAAWARRQVEPRHEEYIRRLPMAHRIEPSGGPPLVVVHATPTSVGDVLNPDAPAEVVTTMFEQARTRALVYGHIHKAYVREIAGGLVVNTGSVGFPFDGIPKPAFAVLRLDAGRWHAENVRVAYDHEAVARELVSSTHPDGPLFARRLLAASISG; encoded by the coding sequence ATGCGGGTCGCGGTATTTTCAGACGTGCACGGTAACCTGCGGGCGCTCGAGGCGGTGCTGGCGGAGCTCGAGGTCCGTGGTCCGTTCGATCACGTGATCAACGGGGGCGATCTCGCGTTCGGAGGCCCGCGTCCTCGTGAGGCGCTGGACCTGCTGATGCAGCGAGGATACCCCACTGTGCTCGGCAATACCGACGTGTGGATCGGCGGGATCGAGCAGGGCGGGGGAAGCGTGGCGGCTTGGGCGCGCCGGCAGGTGGAGCCGCGCCACGAAGAGTACATCAGGCGACTCCCGATGGCGCACCGAATCGAGCCATCCGGGGGGCCGCCCCTTGTCGTCGTCCACGCCACCCCCACGAGCGTGGGGGATGTGCTCAACCCAGACGCGCCGGCGGAGGTCGTTACGACGATGTTCGAGCAGGCGCGGACCCGCGCGCTCGTGTACGGGCACATCCACAAGGCGTACGTGCGCGAGATCGCCGGTGGGTTGGTGGTCAACACCGGAAGCGTGGGCTTTCCCTTCGACGGTATCCCCAAGCCTGCGTTTGCCGTCCTGCGCCTCGACGCGGGACGGTGGCACGCGGAAAATGTCCGCGTCGCGTACGATCACGAGGCGGTTGCCAGGGAGTTGGTGTCGAGCACGCACCCCGACGGCCCTCTCTTCGCCCGGCGTCTGCTCGCCGCCAGCATCTCCGGGTAA
- a CDS encoding glucose 1-dehydrogenase, which translates to MARRFSGKVALVTGAGRGLGRAISKALAQEGAAVALGYHESDRGAHEAAEDAARFGVRAVPVPVDVASASEVRDLFSQVQRAFGRLDILVNNAGVFSRFGLLDVTEDHWDLVLGVNLKGTFLCAQAAAAMMRAQQSGVIINLASGGGLSPRPGYDVSAPYAASKAGVIMLTRRLALELAPHIRVNAVAPGIIESRPGWNEDTRKRLGAVSLLKRVGTPEAIANAVVFLASDAAASITGHVLNVDGGVVLR; encoded by the coding sequence GTGGCCCGCCGGTTCTCCGGAAAGGTTGCGCTCGTTACCGGCGCCGGCCGCGGGCTCGGCCGGGCGATCTCGAAAGCGCTCGCGCAGGAGGGGGCCGCGGTGGCCCTCGGCTATCACGAGAGCGACCGGGGCGCCCACGAGGCGGCGGAGGACGCGGCCAGGTTCGGGGTGCGCGCCGTTCCGGTGCCCGTAGACGTCGCGAGCGCGTCGGAGGTGCGCGATCTGTTTTCCCAAGTCCAGCGCGCCTTCGGGCGTCTCGACATCCTGGTCAACAACGCCGGGGTGTTTAGCCGGTTCGGACTCCTCGACGTGACCGAGGACCACTGGGATCTCGTGCTCGGCGTGAACCTGAAGGGGACGTTTCTGTGCGCCCAAGCGGCCGCGGCGATGATGAGGGCCCAGCAGTCCGGCGTGATCATCAACCTGGCGAGCGGCGGGGGTTTGTCTCCGCGGCCGGGCTATGACGTCTCGGCGCCGTACGCGGCGAGCAAGGCCGGGGTGATCATGCTGACCCGCCGGCTCGCGCTCGAACTAGCGCCCCACATTCGTGTCAACGCCGTCGCCCCAGGGATCATCGAATCGCGGCCGGGGTGGAACGAGGACACCCGCAAGCGGCTCGGGGCCGTCTCCTTGCTCAAACGGGTCGGCACGCCCGAGGCGATTGCGAACGCGGTGGTGTTCCTGGCCTCGGACGCCGCCGCGTCAATCACGGGCCACGTCCTGAACGTCGACGGGGGAGTGGTGCTGCGCTGA
- a CDS encoding histidinol-phosphatase HisJ family protein, whose protein sequence is MGTDYHMHLERGPWTLEWLGRFVETARARGVHEIGFSEHPHRFRECRAIYAPQMPWVDAQNTERLDSYLRLIEEARKAGLPVKIALEWDYLPGFEADLERAISLHPWDYTIGSVHWLPPQGRNEAWWGFDDPARITEWERRDVLDAYRQYFRLIAQAARTGFFDIIGHADVIKVFGYRPQQDISDLYAAAAAAFAAAGVCVEINTAGWRKPVGEIYPAPEFLRAIHRAGVPVLINSDAHLPEDVGRDFVRAAAIAREAGYTEVATFVARTRRMVSLA, encoded by the coding sequence ATGGGGACCGATTATCACATGCACCTCGAGCGCGGCCCGTGGACGCTGGAGTGGCTTGGACGGTTCGTTGAGACGGCCCGGGCCCGCGGGGTGCACGAGATCGGATTCAGCGAGCACCCCCACCGGTTCCGAGAATGCCGGGCGATCTATGCGCCGCAGATGCCGTGGGTGGATGCGCAGAACACCGAACGGCTCGACAGCTACCTTCGGTTGATCGAGGAGGCCCGCAAGGCCGGACTGCCGGTCAAGATCGCCCTTGAGTGGGACTACCTTCCTGGTTTCGAGGCCGACCTCGAGCGCGCGATCAGCCTCCATCCCTGGGACTACACGATCGGATCGGTCCACTGGCTTCCGCCTCAGGGCCGAAATGAGGCCTGGTGGGGGTTCGATGACCCCGCGCGGATCACGGAGTGGGAGCGGCGCGACGTCCTCGACGCGTACCGCCAATACTTCCGGCTCATTGCGCAGGCGGCCCGGACGGGCTTCTTCGACATCATCGGGCACGCGGATGTGATCAAGGTCTTTGGGTATCGTCCACAGCAGGATATCTCGGACCTCTACGCTGCGGCCGCCGCGGCGTTTGCCGCCGCAGGGGTCTGCGTGGAGATCAACACGGCCGGGTGGCGCAAGCCGGTTGGGGAGATTTATCCCGCGCCCGAGTTCCTCCGGGCGATCCACCGCGCCGGCGTGCCCGTCCTGATCAACTCGGATGCGCACCTGCCTGAAGACGTAGGGCGGGATTTCGTTCGGGCGGCGGCGATCGCCCGCGAGGCGGGATACACTGAAGTGGCGACGTTCGTGGCCCGGACCCGCCGCATGGTGTCGCTCGCATGA
- a CDS encoding methyltransferase domain-containing protein, with amino-acid sequence MTSESHRLNRMRFGRTAEQFAASTAIRRLSQVESLLQLATPVKEDRLLDVACGPGRLLATVAPHVRFAVGVDLTLEMLVIARKQRLGEGGRPLGLVLGEGERLPFRDGAFTVVTTTLAIHHFGDPRWVVAEMTRVCRLGGRIAVSDIVASADDAKRALANEIERLRDPSHAEELSSAGLEELLTSQGLVVRGRASGSLTRELEEWCRLAGTSPEAAARVRAMLLASQPGDLAGMAPVLAGSAVTFRHDWMTLLAVKR; translated from the coding sequence ATGACCTCGGAGTCCCACCGCCTCAATCGGATGCGCTTTGGCCGGACCGCGGAGCAGTTTGCCGCGAGCACCGCGATCAGGCGGCTCTCGCAGGTGGAGTCGCTGCTTCAACTCGCGACCCCGGTGAAGGAGGATCGCCTCCTCGATGTTGCCTGCGGCCCCGGGCGCCTGCTGGCGACCGTCGCCCCGCACGTCCGCTTCGCGGTGGGCGTCGACCTCACCCTCGAGATGCTCGTGATCGCCCGGAAGCAGCGTCTGGGCGAGGGCGGGCGTCCCCTGGGCCTCGTGCTCGGCGAGGGGGAGCGTCTCCCGTTTCGCGACGGCGCGTTCACGGTGGTGACGACGACCCTGGCGATCCATCACTTCGGGGATCCGCGTTGGGTCGTCGCCGAGATGACGCGCGTCTGCCGGCTGGGGGGGAGAATCGCGGTCTCCGACATCGTGGCGTCCGCGGACGACGCGAAGCGGGCGCTCGCGAACGAGATCGAGCGGCTGCGAGACCCCTCGCACGCGGAGGAGCTGAGCAGCGCCGGCCTCGAGGAGCTGTTGACCTCCCAGGGGTTGGTGGTTCGTGGACGCGCGTCCGGGTCACTCACGCGGGAGCTCGAGGAGTGGTGCCGGCTCGCGGGAACGTCCCCCGAGGCGGCGGCGCGGGTCCGGGCGATGCTGCTCGCGTCCCAGCCGGGCGACCTGGCGGGGATGGCCCCGGTCCTCGCCGGTTCGGCGGTCACCTTCCGCCACGACTGGATGACCCTCCTCGCCGTGAAGCGATGA